One genomic window of Indioceanicola profundi includes the following:
- a CDS encoding competence/damage-inducible protein A — MSTESSAQAPTAALLIIGNEILSGRTQDANLIFIAKYLGGIGVRLREVRVVPDDEAEIVAAVNALRARYTYLFTTGGIGPTHDDITSECIAKAFGVPLIQHPEARRRLEAHYADSGLLNEARLRMANTPKGAVLIDNPVSTAPGFQIGNVFVMAGVPSIMQAMLTGLGDRLAGGPPVLSRTVVCAVPEGTLAAGLGAVQAEFPDVDIGSYPAFRLGQISTSLVLRGTDPVRLDAAAERVAALVTDLGGTPEIAAG; from the coding sequence ATGAGCACCGAATCTTCCGCCCAGGCTCCCACTGCCGCCCTGCTGATCATCGGCAACGAGATACTGTCGGGCCGGACACAGGACGCCAACCTGATCTTCATCGCCAAGTATCTGGGCGGAATCGGCGTCCGCCTGCGCGAAGTCCGTGTCGTGCCGGACGATGAGGCGGAGATCGTGGCGGCCGTGAATGCGCTCCGCGCCCGATACACCTACCTCTTCACCACGGGCGGCATCGGCCCAACCCATGACGACATCACTTCCGAATGCATCGCCAAGGCCTTCGGCGTGCCGCTGATCCAGCATCCGGAGGCGCGCCGAAGGCTGGAGGCGCACTATGCCGACAGCGGCCTGCTGAACGAGGCGCGGCTGCGCATGGCCAACACGCCGAAGGGGGCGGTGCTGATCGACAATCCGGTCAGCACCGCGCCCGGCTTCCAGATCGGCAATGTGTTCGTAATGGCGGGCGTGCCGTCGATCATGCAGGCCATGCTGACCGGCCTGGGCGACCGGCTGGCAGGCGGGCCGCCGGTGCTGTCCCGCACCGTGGTCTGCGCCGTGCCGGAGGGCACGCTGGCTGCGGGGCTGGGAGCGGTCCAGGCGGAATTCCCGGACGTGGACATCGGCAGCTATCCCGCCTTCCGTCTGGGCCAGATCAGCACCAGCCTCGTGCTGCGCGGCACCGATCCTGTCCGGCTGGACGCGGCGGCGGAGCGGGTGGCCGCCCTGGTAACGGACCTGGGCGGCACGCCGGAGATCGCCGCCGGCTGA
- the sfsA gene encoding DNA/RNA nuclease SfsA: protein MHFPTPLIPATLVRRYKRFLADVVLHDGAEVTVHVPNSGAMLGIDAPGSRVWLSRSPNPARKLACTLEMVEADGTLVGCNTGHPNRLAEEAIRAGTIPQLSGYATLRREVKYGVNSRIDILLEDAERGRAYVEVKNVHLMRSPGIAEFPDCITSRGAKHLLELAAMVREGHRAVMLYLVQRADCDQFRLAGDIDPTYARGLAQALSSGVEALCHACKVTPDGITVDRRLPLVLDV, encoded by the coding sequence ATGCACTTTCCCACCCCCTTGATCCCCGCCACTTTGGTCCGCCGATACAAGCGCTTCCTGGCCGATGTCGTCCTGCACGACGGGGCGGAGGTCACCGTGCATGTGCCGAATTCAGGCGCCATGCTGGGCATCGATGCGCCGGGCAGCCGGGTCTGGCTGTCCAGAAGCCCGAACCCGGCCCGAAAGCTGGCCTGCACGTTGGAGATGGTGGAGGCGGACGGCACGCTGGTGGGCTGCAACACCGGCCATCCGAACCGGCTGGCGGAGGAGGCGATCCGGGCCGGCACGATCCCGCAGCTTTCCGGATACGCGACCCTGCGGCGCGAAGTGAAATACGGAGTCAACTCTCGCATCGACATCCTGTTGGAGGATGCGGAGCGCGGGCGGGCCTATGTGGAGGTAAAGAACGTGCACCTCATGCGCAGCCCTGGAATCGCCGAGTTCCCGGACTGCATCACCAGCCGAGGGGCCAAGCATCTGCTGGAGCTGGCGGCGATGGTGCGCGAGGGGCACAGGGCGGTCATGCTGTATCTTGTCCAGCGCGCCGATTGTGACCAGTTCCGGTTGGCCGGGGACATCGATCCCACCTATGCGCGGGGATTGGCCCAGGCGCTGTCCAGCGGGGTTGAAGCCCTGTGCCATGCGTGTAAGGTCACGCCCGACGGCATCACGGTGGACAGACGCCTGCCGTTGGTTCTGGATGTTTAG
- the map gene encoding type I methionyl aminopeptidase: MTDAARMETQEDERSITLYSLEEFEGMRRAGRLAAATLDMITEHVRPGVATEELDRLCHEFIEANGGISATVGYKGYTKASCISINHAVCHGIPGPKRLQDGDILNIDITVIVDGWYGDTSRMYIAGNAGVKARKLVDVTYEAMMRGIEVVKPGATLGDIGHAIQSYAESHRFSVVRDFCGHGVGRVFHDAPSVLHYGQPGQGAVLKEGMIFTIEPMINAGRFDVKVLSDGWTAVTRDKSLSAQFEHSVGVTKDGVEIFTLSPAGYTKPPYV, encoded by the coding sequence ATGACCGATGCCGCCCGCATGGAGACGCAGGAGGACGAGCGCTCCATCACCCTGTACAGCCTTGAGGAATTCGAGGGCATGCGCCGCGCCGGCCGCCTGGCCGCGGCCACGCTGGACATGATCACGGAGCATGTGCGCCCCGGCGTCGCGACGGAGGAGCTGGACCGGCTCTGCCACGAATTCATCGAGGCGAATGGCGGCATATCGGCGACGGTGGGCTACAAGGGCTACACCAAGGCCTCCTGCATCTCCATCAACCATGCGGTGTGCCACGGCATTCCGGGGCCGAAGCGGCTTCAGGACGGGGACATCCTGAACATCGACATCACCGTGATCGTCGATGGCTGGTACGGCGATACCAGCCGCATGTACATCGCCGGCAATGCCGGGGTGAAGGCGCGCAAGCTGGTGGATGTCACCTACGAGGCCATGATGCGCGGCATCGAGGTGGTGAAGCCCGGCGCCACGCTGGGCGACATCGGCCATGCGATCCAGAGCTATGCGGAGAGTCACCGCTTCTCCGTGGTGCGCGATTTCTGCGGCCATGGCGTCGGCCGTGTGTTCCACGACGCCCCCAGCGTGCTGCATTACGGCCAGCCCGGCCAGGGTGCGGTGCTGAAGGAAGGCATGATCTTCACCATTGAGCCGATGATCAATGCCGGCCGGTTCGACGTGAAGGTTCTGTCCGACGGCTGGACCGCCGTGACCCGCGACAAGTCCCTGTCCGCCCAGTTCGAGCATTCGGTGGGCGTCACCAAGGACGGGGTGGAGATCTTCACCCTTTCCCCCGCCGGCTACACCAAGCCGCCCTACGTCTGA
- the radC gene encoding RadC family protein produces MAAGTDSSRHGGGVADGEDMDDLALRIAGRRGGRQAQARKPRELKLDAPAPEQAAAPESLFPDPHPPALPPTASEPKKPARAAKEKQHYHGHRERLRSRFLEQGPEALQDYELLEMLLFSVDARNDVKPLAKRLIQKYGSLWAVVNAPVPKLREDFGSDAAIAKIRIVGAIGLRMARQEILRKPVLSSWQKLLDYCEGAMGHEPLEQFRLLFLDKKNTLIADEVQQRGTVDHTPVYPREVVKRALELGATAIILVHNHPSGDPTPSRADIEMTKQIVQAAGALGVVIHDHLIIGKGGKHVSFKGAGLM; encoded by the coding sequence ATGGCGGCAGGAACGGACAGTTCGAGACACGGTGGCGGTGTGGCCGATGGCGAGGATATGGACGACCTTGCCCTCCGCATTGCCGGACGCCGCGGAGGCCGGCAAGCCCAGGCGCGGAAACCTCGGGAACTGAAGCTGGACGCGCCCGCCCCCGAACAGGCGGCGGCGCCCGAGAGCCTGTTTCCCGACCCCCATCCCCCTGCCCTGCCCCCTACGGCCTCCGAGCCGAAGAAGCCTGCCAGGGCGGCGAAGGAGAAGCAGCACTATCACGGCCACCGCGAGCGGCTGCGCAGCCGGTTCCTGGAGCAGGGGCCGGAGGCGCTGCAGGATTACGAGCTGCTGGAGATGCTGCTCTTCTCCGTCGATGCGCGGAACGATGTGAAGCCGCTGGCGAAGCGGCTGATCCAGAAATACGGCTCCCTCTGGGCGGTGGTGAACGCGCCGGTCCCGAAGCTGCGGGAGGATTTCGGCAGCGACGCCGCCATCGCCAAGATCCGCATCGTCGGGGCCATCGGCCTACGCATGGCGCGCCAGGAAATCCTGAGGAAGCCGGTCCTGTCCTCCTGGCAGAAGCTGCTGGATTACTGCGAGGGGGCCATGGGGCATGAGCCGCTGGAGCAGTTCCGGCTGCTGTTCCTGGACAAGAAGAACACGCTGATCGCCGACGAGGTGCAGCAGCGCGGCACCGTGGACCATACGCCGGTCTATCCGCGCGAGGTAGTGAAGCGCGCCCTGGAGCTGGGCGCCACCGCCATCATCCTGGTGCACAACCACCCCAGCGGCGACCCCACCCCGTCCCGCGCCGATATCGAGATGACCAAGCAGATTGTCCAAGCCGCCGGCGCGCTGGGCGTCGTGATCCACGACCATCTGATCATCGGAAAGGGCGGCAAGCATGTCAGCTTCAAGGGGGCGGGGCTGATGTGA